From Pseudomonas poae, the proteins below share one genomic window:
- a CDS encoding response regulator transcription factor gives MTCKLLLVDDHALIRAGVRALVQDIPGYTVIGEASDGAQLLEQFSALQPDIVLLDLSMKHTGGLDALQQLKRAYPKSRVLILSMHTDPELIMCALESGAHGYLLKDTTANELEHALLALRNGERYLSPAIAHTVINQALVRGQGPTTPAGHSHNLTARQLEILRLIVRGKSTREIAHGLGLSIKTVEAHRSQIMKRLQIFDVAGLVLFAVREQIISLDD, from the coding sequence GTGACCTGCAAATTACTCCTGGTGGATGACCATGCACTGATTCGGGCCGGCGTACGCGCGCTGGTCCAGGACATTCCCGGCTACACGGTAATCGGCGAAGCCAGCGATGGCGCTCAGTTGCTGGAGCAATTCAGCGCCTTGCAGCCCGATATCGTCTTGCTGGACCTGTCGATGAAGCACACCGGCGGCCTGGATGCCTTGCAGCAACTCAAGCGCGCCTACCCCAAGAGCCGCGTGCTGATCCTGTCGATGCACACCGATCCGGAACTGATCATGTGCGCGTTGGAGTCCGGCGCCCACGGCTACCTGCTCAAGGACACCACCGCCAACGAGCTGGAACACGCGCTGCTGGCCTTGCGCAACGGCGAGCGCTACCTGAGCCCGGCGATCGCCCACACCGTGATCAACCAGGCGCTGGTGCGCGGCCAGGGCCCGACTACGCCAGCCGGCCACAGCCATAACCTCACGGCCCGCCAGCTGGAGATCCTGCGCCTGATCGTGCGCGGCAAGTCCACGCGAGAAATCGCCCACGGGCTGGGCCTGAGCATCAAGACCGTGGAAGCCCACCGTTCGCAAATCATGAAGCGCCTGCAGATTTTCGACGTGGCGGGCCTGGTGTTATTTGCCGTGCGCGAGCAGATCATCAGCCTGGACGACTAA
- a CDS encoding sensor histidine kinase produces the protein MYANLKSLLARSVSRSHARRLLLALCLGSLLLSLVAYISAEPLPLAVLLLNLATLMVVGLQQWLSRKSIKFQPQELADRLLQVQENERHRLSRELHDDIGQLLTAAKLQSEWLKRRLPEDLQSQCTVLCNTLNETLAKVRDVSAILNPRQLASLGLEASLRAHLLKTLENTPIHWSLECQQRLTGIPEEMAVAAFRITQEAVTNMLRHAQARNLLVRLQRLPEGLSLTVCDDGQGFSPAINPGLEGQRGMAGMSERIDQLGGSLSVSSQPGEGTRIDALFPWAPRALERASSPKVLE, from the coding sequence ATGTACGCCAACCTCAAGTCACTCCTCGCCAGGTCCGTGTCCCGCAGCCATGCACGCCGCTTGCTCCTCGCCCTGTGCCTGGGCTCGCTGCTGCTGAGCCTGGTGGCGTATATCAGCGCCGAACCCTTGCCGCTGGCGGTGTTGCTGCTGAACCTGGCGACGCTGATGGTGGTTGGCCTGCAACAGTGGCTCTCTCGCAAGTCCATCAAGTTCCAGCCCCAGGAACTGGCCGACCGCCTGCTGCAAGTGCAGGAAAACGAACGCCACCGCCTGAGCCGCGAACTGCATGACGATATCGGCCAACTGCTCACCGCCGCCAAATTGCAAAGTGAATGGCTCAAGCGCCGCCTGCCGGAAGACCTGCAAAGCCAATGCACGGTGCTGTGCAACACCTTGAACGAAACCCTGGCCAAGGTGCGCGACGTCTCCGCCATCCTCAACCCCCGTCAGTTGGCCAGCCTGGGCCTGGAAGCCAGCTTGCGTGCGCACCTGCTCAAGACCCTGGAAAACACCCCGATTCACTGGAGCCTGGAGTGCCAGCAGCGGCTAACCGGCATTCCGGAAGAAATGGCCGTAGCGGCCTTTCGCATCACTCAGGAAGCCGTGACCAACATGCTACGCCACGCCCAGGCGCGCAATTTGCTTGTACGCCTGCAACGCCTGCCCGAGGGCCTTTCGCTCACGGTCTGCGATGACGGCCAGGGCTTTTCGCCGGCCATCAACCCCGGCCTGGAAGGTCAACGGGGCATGGCCGGCATGTCCGAGCGGATTGATCAGCTTGGCGGTTCATTATCCGTCAGCAGCCAGCCAGGCGAAGGGACACGGATCGACGCGCTTTTCCCCTGGGCGCCCCGCGCCCTCGAACGGGCCAGTTCCCCTAAGGTTCTCGAGTGA
- a CDS encoding chemotaxis protein CheV, with protein MAGILDTVDQRTQLVGENRLEILMFRLAGRQLFAINVFKVQEVLQLPKLTLMPQRHPFVCGVVNLRGQTLPVIDLSQAIGMRPLVPGPNSTIIVTEYNRSVQAFLVGGVDRIVNMNWEAILPPPTSAGRQHYLTAISKVDDQLVEIIDVEKVLAEIVPYNAKVSREKLDDPVLERARGREVLLVDDSNVALSQLRDTLGQLGVKMHIASDGLKALNMLKAWADSGQVMTDKLLMIFTDAEMPEMDGYRLTTEIRNDPRLRGLYVVLHTSLSGSFNDSMVKKVGCDNFLSKFQPDKLVDVVRQRLMLDEVPA; from the coding sequence ATGGCCGGCATTCTCGACACGGTAGATCAACGCACGCAACTGGTGGGTGAGAATCGCCTGGAGATCCTCATGTTTCGTCTGGCCGGGCGGCAGCTGTTCGCGATCAACGTATTCAAGGTGCAGGAAGTTCTGCAACTGCCCAAGTTGACCCTGATGCCCCAGCGCCATCCGTTTGTGTGCGGCGTGGTCAACCTGCGTGGCCAGACCTTGCCGGTGATCGATCTGTCCCAGGCCATCGGCATGCGCCCGCTGGTGCCGGGCCCCAACAGCACCATTATCGTCACCGAGTACAACCGCTCGGTGCAGGCCTTCCTGGTGGGCGGTGTGGACCGCATCGTCAATATGAACTGGGAGGCGATCCTGCCGCCGCCGACCAGTGCCGGGCGCCAGCATTACCTCACCGCCATCAGCAAGGTCGATGACCAATTGGTGGAAATCATCGACGTGGAAAAAGTCCTCGCCGAAATCGTGCCGTACAACGCCAAGGTCTCCCGCGAAAAACTCGACGACCCGGTGCTGGAGCGCGCCCGTGGCCGCGAAGTGCTGCTGGTGGACGACTCCAATGTGGCCTTGTCGCAGTTGCGCGACACCTTGGGCCAGTTGGGCGTCAAGATGCACATCGCCAGCGACGGTCTCAAGGCGCTGAACATGCTCAAGGCGTGGGCCGACAGCGGCCAGGTGATGACCGACAAGCTGCTGATGATCTTCACCGACGCCGAAATGCCCGAGATGGACGGTTACCGCCTCACCACCGAAATCCGCAACGATCCGCGCCTGCGTGGGCTGTATGTGGTGCTGCACACCTCGCTGTCGGGCAGCTTCAACGATTCGATGGTGAAGAAGGTCGGCTGCGACAATTTCCTGTCCAAATTCCAGCCCGACAAACTGGTGGATGTGGTGCGCCAGCGACTGATGCTGGACGAAGTGCCGGCTTGA
- a CDS encoding MOSC domain-containing protein — MLRLSALYRYPLKSGKAEVLQQIGLDKLGLDGDRRWMLVDEASGRFLTQRAVAKMSQLSALWNNSGGLTLSSPGFTPLEVNLPGSDAELRGVTIWRDTLRVPDAGDAAAAWVSNFIGKPTRLVQIPPERARNTEAGYGRDDDQVAFADGYPLLLIGQASLDDLCQRIGRPMEMLRFRPNLVIEGSEAFAEDGWKRLRIGDVEFRAVKPCSRCILTTIDPQTGERSADREPFATLETYRKTEAGAIFGQNLVCDGAGRLEVGMPVSILE, encoded by the coding sequence ATGCTTCGTCTCAGCGCGTTGTACCGTTACCCCTTGAAGTCCGGCAAGGCCGAGGTCTTGCAGCAAATCGGCCTGGATAAACTGGGGCTGGACGGTGATCGACGGTGGATGTTGGTGGACGAGGCCAGCGGGCGTTTCCTCACGCAACGGGCCGTGGCGAAGATGAGCCAGTTGTCGGCGCTGTGGAACAACAGCGGTGGCCTGACCCTGAGTTCGCCCGGTTTCACCCCGCTGGAGGTGAACTTGCCGGGCAGCGACGCCGAGTTGCGCGGGGTGACCATCTGGCGCGACACCTTGCGCGTGCCGGATGCGGGTGACGCGGCGGCGGCGTGGGTCAGCAACTTTATCGGCAAGCCGACCCGGCTGGTGCAGATTCCCCCGGAGCGTGCGCGCAACACCGAAGCCGGTTACGGCCGCGACGACGATCAAGTAGCGTTTGCCGATGGGTATCCGTTGCTGTTGATCGGCCAGGCGTCTTTGGACGACCTTTGCCAGCGCATCGGCCGGCCCATGGAGATGCTGCGTTTTCGCCCCAATCTGGTGATCGAAGGCAGCGAGGCTTTCGCCGAAGACGGCTGGAAGCGCCTGCGCATCGGCGATGTCGAGTTTCGCGCCGTCAAGCCGTGCTCGCGTTGCATCCTCACCACCATCGACCCGCAGACCGGCGAACGCAGTGCCGACCGTGAGCCTTTCGCGACCCTTGAGACGTATCGCAAGACCGAGGCGGGTGCCATTTTCGGCCAGAACCTGGTCTGCGATGGCGCGGGGCGCCTGGAAGTCGGCATGCCGGTAAGCATCCTCGAATAA
- a CDS encoding pyrimidine/purine nucleoside phosphorylase, with product MFKVNEYFDGTVKSIAFGTAEGPATIGVMAPGEYEFGTAQREIMHVVSGALTVKLPDANDWETFAAGSQFNVPANSKFQLKVAVDTAYLCEYRG from the coding sequence ATGTTTAAAGTCAACGAGTACTTCGACGGCACCGTCAAGTCGATCGCTTTCGGCACCGCAGAAGGTCCGGCGACCATCGGCGTGATGGCCCCGGGTGAATACGAATTCGGCACCGCCCAGCGCGAAATCATGCACGTGGTGTCCGGCGCCCTGACCGTCAAACTGCCCGACGCCAACGATTGGGAAACCTTCGCCGCCGGCAGCCAGTTCAACGTGCCGGCCAACAGCAAGTTCCAGCTGAAGGTCGCCGTGGACACCGCCTACCTGTGCGAATACCGCGGCTGA
- a CDS encoding exonuclease domain-containing protein, whose amino-acid sequence MPHWLIIDLEATTDDGGWPVTEMEVIEIGASLVNRQGRELDHFQRFVRPLRRPLLTPFCRKLTHITQANIDSAAPITEVWPLFERWLGQHHTRLEGWASWGDYDRLQLELEWQRHDLTSALAQTPHVNLKQRFAKARRLDKPLGLNGALQLAGMQFHGQQHRALEDARNTARLLPLILPV is encoded by the coding sequence ATGCCTCATTGGCTGATTATTGACCTTGAAGCCACAACGGATGACGGCGGCTGGCCCGTGACAGAGATGGAAGTCATCGAGATCGGCGCGAGCCTGGTGAACCGCCAGGGCCGCGAACTGGATCACTTCCAGCGCTTTGTGCGACCGCTGCGCCGCCCATTGCTGACGCCCTTTTGTCGCAAGCTGACCCACATCACCCAGGCGAATATCGACAGCGCCGCGCCGATCACCGAGGTGTGGCCGCTGTTTGAGCGCTGGCTGGGCCAGCACCACACACGCCTCGAAGGCTGGGCCAGTTGGGGTGACTACGATCGCCTGCAGCTGGAACTGGAATGGCAACGCCATGACCTGACCAGCGCGCTGGCCCAGACGCCGCATGTGAACCTCAAACAGCGCTTCGCCAAGGCCCGGCGTCTGGACAAGCCTCTGGGGCTCAATGGCGCCCTGCAACTGGCGGGAATGCAGTTCCACGGCCAGCAACATCGGGCGTTGGAGGATGCACGCAACACCGCACGCCTGCTGCCGCTGATTTTACCGGTCTAG
- a CDS encoding enoyl-CoA hydratase-related protein yields the protein MNTLLLEPHNGVLHITLNRPECRNAMSLEMVNELRAVVAQLDSQVRAVVISGAGGHFCAGADVKDLVRAGHQLQALNRAFGTLLQEVEAMPQVMIVVLQGAVLGGGFGLACVSDIAIADHQAQFGLPETSLGLLPAQIAPFVVKRIGLTQARRLALTAARFDGVEALRLGVVHFAEADPQALAQRLDEVLGQVLRCAPGANARTKELLLASVEQPLEVVLDRGAQWFAEAVTGEEGIEGTQAFVQKRRPGWVR from the coding sequence ATGAACACCTTGCTGCTGGAACCGCATAACGGCGTGCTGCACATCACCCTGAACCGGCCTGAATGCCGCAACGCGATGAGCCTGGAGATGGTCAACGAACTGCGCGCCGTGGTGGCGCAACTGGACAGCCAGGTGCGCGCCGTGGTGATCAGCGGTGCGGGTGGGCACTTTTGCGCCGGCGCCGATGTGAAGGACCTGGTTCGCGCGGGTCATCAATTGCAGGCGTTGAATCGGGCGTTCGGCACCTTGCTGCAGGAAGTGGAAGCGATGCCACAGGTGATGATCGTGGTGCTGCAAGGCGCGGTGCTGGGCGGCGGGTTTGGCCTGGCCTGCGTGAGTGATATCGCGATTGCCGACCACCAGGCGCAGTTTGGTTTGCCGGAGACCAGCCTGGGGTTGTTGCCGGCGCAGATTGCGCCGTTTGTGGTGAAGCGTATCGGCCTGACCCAGGCCCGGCGGTTGGCGCTGACGGCGGCGCGGTTTGATGGGGTGGAAGCTTTACGCTTGGGTGTGGTGCATTTTGCCGAGGCGGATCCGCAGGCATTGGCGCAACGGTTGGATGAGGTGTTGGGGCAAGTGCTGCGGTGTGCGCCGGGGGCGAATGCACGGACCAAGGAACTGTTGTTGGCGAGTGTGGAGCAGCCGCTGGAGGTTGTGTTGGATCGGGGGGCGCAGTGGTTTGCCGAGGCGGTTACGGGTGAGGAAGGGATTGAGGGGACGCAGGCTTTTGTGCAGAAGCGCAGGCCGGGGTGGGTTCGCTGA
- the atuD gene encoding citronellyl-CoA dehydrogenase, translated as MIFTQEHQELRRTVRAFVDREINPHVDEWEKAGRFPIHEIFRKAGELGLLGISKAEKFGGMGLDYSYSIVAAEEFGSIRCGGIPMSIGVQTDMCTPALARFGSDELREEFLRPAISGEQVGCIGVSETGAGSDVAGLKTHARKDGDDYVINGSKMWITNSPSADFICLLANTSDDKPHINKSLIMVPMNTPGISVSPPLEKLGMHSSETAQVFFDGVRVPQRNRIGHEGAGFMMQMLQFQEERLFGAANMIKGLEHCIDSTIEYCKERQTFGKALIDNQVIHFRLAELSTEIECLRALVYQATEQYIKGQDMTRLASMAKLKAGRLGREVSDSCLQYWGGMGFMWDNPVARAYRDVRLVSIGGGADEIMLGIICKLMGTLPGKKS; from the coding sequence ATGATCTTCACCCAAGAACACCAGGAACTGCGCCGCACCGTCCGCGCCTTCGTTGACCGCGAGATCAACCCGCATGTGGATGAATGGGAGAAAGCCGGGCGCTTTCCCATCCACGAAATCTTTCGCAAGGCCGGCGAGCTGGGCCTGCTGGGCATTTCCAAAGCGGAAAAATTCGGCGGCATGGGCCTGGACTACAGCTACTCGATCGTTGCCGCCGAAGAATTCGGCAGCATCCGCTGCGGCGGTATCCCCATGTCCATCGGCGTGCAGACCGACATGTGCACCCCCGCCCTCGCCCGCTTCGGCAGCGATGAACTGCGCGAAGAATTCCTGCGCCCGGCCATCAGCGGCGAGCAGGTGGGCTGCATCGGCGTTTCGGAAACCGGTGCCGGTTCCGACGTGGCCGGGCTGAAAACCCATGCGCGCAAGGATGGCGACGACTACGTGATCAACGGCAGCAAAATGTGGATCACCAACTCGCCCAGCGCCGACTTTATCTGCCTGTTGGCTAACACCTCCGACGACAAGCCACACATCAACAAGTCGCTGATCATGGTGCCGATGAACACCCCCGGCATCAGCGTCAGCCCGCCCCTGGAAAAGCTCGGCATGCACAGCTCCGAGACCGCCCAGGTGTTCTTCGACGGCGTGCGTGTGCCCCAGCGCAACCGCATCGGCCATGAAGGCGCGGGCTTCATGATGCAGATGCTGCAGTTCCAGGAAGAACGCCTGTTTGGCGCGGCCAACATGATCAAGGGCCTGGAGCACTGCATCGACAGCACCATCGAATATTGCAAGGAGCGCCAGACCTTCGGCAAGGCGCTGATCGACAACCAGGTCATCCACTTTCGCCTGGCCGAACTCTCCACCGAAATCGAATGCCTGCGCGCCCTGGTCTACCAGGCCACCGAGCAGTACATCAAAGGCCAGGACATGACCCGCCTGGCGTCCATGGCCAAGCTCAAGGCCGGGCGCCTGGGCCGCGAAGTCAGCGACAGTTGCCTGCAATACTGGGGCGGCATGGGCTTTATGTGGGACAACCCGGTGGCGCGGGCCTATCGCGATGTACGCCTGGTGTCGATCGGCGGCGGCGCCGACGAGATCATGCTGGGCATCATCTGCAAACTGATGGGCACTTTGCCTGGGAAAAAGTCATGA
- a CDS encoding acyl-CoA carboxylase subunit beta: MPVIESLIDPHSPQFAQNREAMLEGIQHLRQLEHTLLAKAQEAKPKFDKRGQLLPRERLNLLLDPGAPFLELASLAGYKLHDDKDGSAAGGGLIAGIGYVSGVRMLVVANNSAIKGGTISPSGLKKSLRLQQIAMENKLPVVTLAESGGANLNYAAEIFVEGARSFANQARMSAMGLPQITVVHGSATAGGAYQPGLSDYVVVVRGKAKLFLAGPPLLKAATGEVATDEELGGAEMHAQIAGTAEYLAQNDADGVRIVREIVSLLPWDDRLPPAPKRAYSEPLYPIDDLLGLIPDDPKKPYDVREILARLADASQFLEFKGEFDAHTVCGHLHIQGRAVGVIGNNGPITPKGASKAAQFIQLCDQSRTPLLFLHNTTGFMVGTEAEQHGVIKHGAKMIQAVANARVPKLTVVVGGSYGAGNYAMCGRGLDPRFIFAWPNSRTAVMGGAQAGKVLRIVTEAKQLKNGLVPDPKVLDMLEQVTAQKLDSQSTALYGSANLWDDGLIDPRDTRTLLGLLLDICHEAEVRPLQPNSFGVARF; this comes from the coding sequence ATGCCGGTGATTGAAAGCCTGATCGACCCCCACAGCCCGCAATTCGCGCAGAACCGCGAAGCCATGCTCGAAGGCATCCAGCACCTGCGCCAGCTGGAACACACCCTGCTCGCCAAGGCGCAGGAAGCCAAGCCCAAGTTCGACAAACGCGGCCAACTGCTGCCACGCGAGCGTCTCAACCTGCTGCTGGACCCGGGCGCGCCGTTCCTCGAACTGGCGAGCCTGGCCGGCTACAAACTGCACGATGACAAGGACGGCAGCGCCGCCGGTGGCGGCTTGATCGCCGGTATCGGCTACGTCAGCGGCGTGCGCATGCTGGTGGTGGCCAACAACAGCGCGATCAAGGGCGGCACCATTTCCCCCTCCGGCCTGAAAAAATCCCTGCGCCTGCAACAGATCGCCATGGAGAACAAACTGCCGGTGGTGACCCTGGCCGAAAGCGGCGGCGCCAACCTCAACTATGCCGCCGAGATTTTCGTCGAGGGCGCCCGCAGCTTTGCCAACCAGGCGCGCATGTCGGCCATGGGCTTGCCGCAAATCACCGTGGTGCACGGCTCGGCCACCGCCGGCGGCGCGTATCAGCCTGGGCTGTCGGATTACGTGGTGGTAGTGCGCGGCAAGGCCAAGCTGTTCTTGGCCGGGCCACCGCTGCTCAAGGCCGCGACCGGCGAGGTGGCGACCGATGAGGAACTGGGCGGCGCCGAGATGCACGCACAGATCGCCGGCACCGCCGAATACCTGGCACAAAACGATGCCGACGGCGTGCGCATCGTGCGCGAGATTGTCAGCCTGCTGCCTTGGGACGATCGCCTGCCACCGGCGCCTAAGCGGGCCTACAGCGAGCCGCTCTACCCCATCGACGACCTGCTGGGGTTGATCCCCGACGACCCGAAAAAACCCTACGACGTGCGCGAAATCCTCGCCCGCCTGGCGGATGCCTCGCAGTTCCTCGAGTTCAAGGGCGAGTTCGATGCCCACACCGTCTGCGGCCATCTGCACATCCAGGGCCGCGCCGTCGGTGTGATCGGCAACAACGGCCCGATCACGCCAAAGGGCGCAAGCAAGGCGGCGCAGTTTATCCAGCTGTGCGACCAGAGCCGCACGCCGCTGCTGTTTTTGCACAACACCACCGGTTTTATGGTGGGCACCGAGGCGGAACAACACGGCGTGATCAAGCACGGCGCGAAGATGATCCAGGCGGTGGCCAATGCACGGGTGCCTAAACTCACCGTGGTGGTCGGCGGCTCCTACGGCGCTGGCAACTATGCGATGTGCGGGCGTGGGCTGGACCCGCGCTTTATCTTCGCCTGGCCCAACAGCCGCACGGCGGTGATGGGCGGCGCGCAGGCGGGCAAGGTGCTGCGGATTGTCACCGAGGCCAAGCAATTGAAAAACGGCCTGGTGCCCGACCCCAAGGTGCTGGACATGCTGGAACAGGTCACCGCGCAAAAGCTCGACAGCCAATCCACGGCCCTCTATGGCAGTGCGAATTTGTGGGACGACGGGCTGATTGACCCTCGGGATACCCGCACGCTGCTGGGGTTGCTGCTGGATATCTGCCATGAAGCCGAGGTGCGGCCGTTGCAACCCAACAGCTTTGGTGTGGCGCGTTTTTAA
- a CDS encoding SDR family oxidoreductase, whose amino-acid sequence MAFDSIFRAQLFQGQTIIVTGGGSGIGRCTAHELAALGARIILVGRKPEKLQKVAAEITEDGGAVHWQTCDIRDEEAVQALVAQVVQAHGPIHGLVNNAGGQYPSPLASINQKGFETVLRTNLVGGFLMAREVFNQSMSKHGGAIVNMLADMWGGMPGMGHSGAARSGMDNFTKTAAFEWGYAGVRVNAVAPGWIASSGMDTYEGAFKAVIPTLREHVPLKRIGTESEVSAAIVFLLSPAAAFVSGSTLRIDGAASLGSRAWPLHKAQAPSEAFNGFHRAYLPDVLKAEK is encoded by the coding sequence GTGGCCTTCGACTCGATCTTCAGAGCCCAGCTGTTCCAGGGGCAAACCATCATCGTCACCGGCGGCGGCAGCGGAATTGGCCGCTGCACCGCCCATGAACTGGCGGCCCTCGGCGCCCGCATCATCCTGGTGGGGCGCAAGCCCGAAAAACTGCAAAAGGTCGCGGCGGAAATAACCGAAGACGGCGGCGCCGTCCATTGGCAGACCTGTGATATTCGCGATGAAGAGGCGGTGCAGGCGTTGGTCGCACAGGTGGTTCAGGCGCACGGGCCGATCCATGGCCTGGTGAACAATGCGGGCGGCCAATACCCGTCACCGCTGGCGTCGATCAACCAAAAAGGCTTTGAAACCGTGCTGCGCACCAACCTGGTCGGCGGTTTTCTGATGGCGCGGGAAGTGTTCAACCAGTCGATGAGCAAGCACGGTGGGGCCATCGTCAATATGCTGGCGGACATGTGGGGCGGCATGCCCGGCATGGGCCACTCGGGCGCGGCGCGTTCAGGCATGGACAACTTCACCAAGACCGCCGCCTTCGAGTGGGGTTACGCCGGTGTGCGGGTCAACGCCGTAGCGCCGGGCTGGATTGCTTCCAGCGGCATGGACACCTACGAAGGCGCGTTCAAGGCGGTGATCCCGACCCTGCGTGAACACGTGCCGCTCAAGCGCATCGGCACCGAGTCGGAAGTCAGCGCGGCCATCGTGTTTCTGCTCAGCCCGGCCGCCGCCTTCGTCAGCGGCAGCACCCTGCGCATCGACGGGGCCGCCAGCCTGGGCAGCCGTGCCTGGCCGCTGCACAAGGCCCAGGCGCCGAGTGAAGCGTTCAACGGCTTCCACCGCGCTTACCTGCCGGATGTGCTCAAGGCGGAGAAATAA
- a CDS encoding DUF1446 domain-containing protein translates to MSKTVRIGCASAFWGDTCTAAAQLVHGGALDYLVFDYLAEVTMSILAGARMKDPHAGYATDFVDVLTPLLADIQRQGLRVISNAGGINPLACAAALQAACDKARLPLKIAVLLGDDLQPQLKHLHGIHDMFNGTPLPPMCVSANAYLGAPGITQALKLGADIVITGRVVDSAVVSAALVHEFDWSWQDYDRLAQAALAGHIIECGAQCTGGNFTDWRDVPDYEHIGFPIVEVSADGQFTVNKVDGTGGLISELSVAEQLLYEIGNPHAYLLPDVICDFSQVKVQQQGKHSVRLHGATGLPPTAQYKVSATYPDGFRCTASCLIAGIDAVAKAERVSQAIIHKTSELFSLRGWAPYTEVNIELLGSEATYGAHARRQDCREVVVKLAVRHPSKAALVLFAREIAQAATGMAPGLTGIVGGRPTVYPLIRLFSFLIDKAACERVIDFQGERHVCALPLADAPTLPAAPVDPPKPQGRADASVPLVKLAVARSGDKGNHSNIGVIARAPEYLPWIAEALTPQVLVDWMGHVLDPVHGRVERWYLPGSHSLNFLLENALGGGGIASLRIDPQGKAFAQQLLEIPIAVPQHIADSLT, encoded by the coding sequence ATGAGCAAGACGGTTCGTATTGGCTGCGCCAGCGCCTTCTGGGGCGACACTTGCACCGCCGCCGCCCAATTGGTGCATGGCGGCGCGCTGGACTACCTGGTGTTCGACTACCTGGCGGAAGTCACGATGTCGATCCTCGCCGGGGCGCGGATGAAAGACCCTCACGCCGGCTACGCCACGGATTTTGTCGACGTGCTCACCCCGCTGCTGGCCGATATCCAGCGCCAGGGCCTGCGCGTGATCAGTAACGCTGGCGGCATCAACCCGCTGGCCTGCGCCGCCGCTCTGCAAGCGGCCTGCGACAAGGCCCGACTGCCCTTGAAAATCGCCGTGCTGCTGGGCGACGACCTGCAACCCCAGCTCAAGCACCTGCACGGCATCCACGACATGTTCAACGGCACGCCGCTGCCGCCGATGTGCGTGTCTGCGAATGCCTACCTCGGCGCGCCGGGCATCACCCAGGCGCTGAAGCTGGGCGCGGATATCGTGATCACCGGGCGCGTGGTCGACAGCGCGGTGGTCAGCGCCGCGCTGGTGCATGAGTTCGACTGGTCGTGGCAGGACTACGACCGCCTGGCCCAGGCCGCGCTGGCCGGGCATATCATCGAATGCGGCGCGCAGTGCACCGGCGGCAATTTCACCGACTGGCGCGACGTGCCGGACTACGAACACATCGGTTTCCCCATCGTCGAAGTCAGCGCCGACGGCCAGTTCACCGTCAATAAAGTCGACGGCACGGGCGGGCTGATCAGCGAACTCAGCGTGGCCGAACAACTGCTGTATGAAATCGGCAACCCACACGCTTACCTGTTGCCCGATGTGATCTGCGATTTCAGCCAGGTCAAAGTGCAGCAGCAAGGCAAACACAGCGTGCGCCTGCACGGCGCCACGGGCTTGCCGCCAACCGCGCAGTACAAGGTCAGCGCCACCTACCCGGACGGCTTTCGTTGCACCGCCAGTTGCCTGATCGCCGGGATTGATGCGGTGGCCAAGGCCGAGCGGGTCAGCCAGGCGATCATCCACAAGACCAGCGAACTGTTCAGCCTGCGCGGCTGGGCGCCCTACACCGAAGTGAATATCGAACTGCTCGGCAGCGAAGCCACCTACGGCGCCCACGCCCGGCGCCAGGATTGCCGCGAAGTGGTGGTCAAGCTTGCGGTGCGCCACCCAAGCAAAGCGGCGCTGGTGTTGTTCGCCCGTGAAATCGCCCAGGCCGCCACCGGCATGGCGCCGGGGCTGACCGGGATTGTGGGCGGGCGGCCAACCGTGTACCCGCTGATTCGGCTGTTTTCGTTTCTGATCGATAAGGCCGCCTGTGAGCGGGTGATCGACTTCCAGGGCGAACGCCACGTCTGCGCGCTGCCCCTGGCCGATGCCCCCACCCTGCCTGCCGCGCCGGTTGATCCGCCCAAGCCCCAAGGCCGCGCCGACGCCAGCGTGCCGCTGGTGAAGCTCGCCGTGGCGCGCTCCGGCGACAAGGGCAACCACAGCAATATCGGAGTGATCGCCCGCGCCCCCGAGTACCTGCCGTGGATCGCCGAAGCGCTGACCCCGCAAGTGCTCGTCGACTGGATGGGCCACGTGCTCGACCCCGTGCACGGCCGCGTCGAGCGCTGGTATTTACCGGGCAGCCACAGCCTCAACTTCCTGCTGGAAAACGCCCTGGGCGGCGGCGGCATCGCCAGCCTGCGCATCGACCCGCAAGGCAAAGCCTTCGCCCAGCAGCTGTTGGAAATCCCCATCGCCGTGCCGCAACACATCGCTGACTCACTCACCTAA